A window of Campylobacter ureolyticus contains these coding sequences:
- a CDS encoding TonB-dependent receptor plug domain-containing protein: MNLYKFRLLFTIFLVFGYAFGAEELDFNTLEILAKKIDDDKNGYLTPGAIVTKGDEIGAKSTKDIDSMIRSISGAYTQVDEANGGISVNIRSQTGFGRVNTMIDGVTQTYFGSSSDQSAGVHSFATNIGTSAYGALIDQNFLAGLEVKKGTFSGANFGTAGSVDFRTIGVDDIVRSGKNFGFLGKYSYGSNKIGPSYMGSFAGKYEFKNGFKFGTLFGYSGKKIEQNYKTGNGDEKQLINKDMLISHPKNTLLKTEFADEKNMVILLHRSYDNHLAKREISSNSYQLNYNFLHNDFINLNLITSYQKTDQDFDKGASLGWFVLDKEGMMESQNKAFSFDINNIAKFNILNNLYYEAKFGMSFLDNDYQRITNDKDWKTFTTEFGLIPEGRQKIYSYYLSSNFTNNKFSLDANLNLQKFKLSGQKGECSRDNYLCYPKEAGNLTLKDTNFNYSLLASLNLDTLFSPFLSYTKATRPLNVQEFFTSGAYDTNINTNLKPESAKTFQVGFNSFMHGLLADDDTFGLKIIYYKTDVDNYIFDRYLVLGGAFFARDNAKAKFEGFEVETSYDVGYFYTNLSYSYQKALKLPISDSQKIAGHLGMGGGVTQFSELPRSYATLDIGTRLFDKRLTFGSSIKYTGRAKRVDPRTDFNANPPYFSAEPKTENLPNIPTIIDLYAIYESNDNLRVKFEVQNLTDKNYMDALYTLNSNESQIGQNNITLFDNKARGRSFIASIVYKF, translated from the coding sequence ATGAATTTATATAAATTTAGACTTTTATTTACTATTTTTTTAGTATTTGGCTACGCTTTTGGGGCTGAAGAGTTAGATTTTAATACTCTAGAAATTTTGGCTAAAAAGATAGATGATGACAAAAATGGCTATTTAACTCCAGGTGCGATTGTTACAAAAGGCGATGAGATAGGAGCTAAATCAACCAAAGATATTGATAGCATGATAAGAAGTATAAGTGGCGCTTATACACAAGTTGATGAGGCAAATGGTGGAATTTCAGTAAATATTCGCTCTCAAACTGGATTTGGTAGGGTAAATACTATGATTGATGGTGTAACTCAGACCTATTTTGGCTCATCAAGCGATCAAAGTGCTGGAGTTCATAGTTTTGCGACAAATATCGGGACTTCAGCTTACGGCGCGTTGATTGATCAAAATTTTCTAGCTGGACTTGAGGTTAAAAAAGGCACATTTAGTGGGGCAAATTTTGGCACAGCAGGAAGCGTGGATTTTAGGACAATTGGCGTTGATGATATTGTAAGAAGTGGCAAAAATTTTGGCTTTTTAGGTAAATATTCATATGGGAGCAACAAAATTGGACCAAGCTATATGGGAAGTTTTGCTGGAAAATATGAGTTTAAAAATGGTTTTAAATTTGGCACTTTGTTTGGGTATAGTGGCAAGAAAATAGAGCAAAATTATAAAACAGGTAATGGAGACGAAAAACAACTAATTAATAAGGATATGCTAATTAGTCATCCAAAAAATACCCTTTTAAAAACTGAGTTTGCAGATGAAAAAAATATGGTTATTTTGTTGCACAGAAGTTATGATAATCACTTAGCAAAAAGAGAAATCTCAAGCAATTCTTATCAGTTAAATTATAATTTTTTACATAATGATTTTATAAATTTAAATTTAATTACTTCATATCAAAAAACTGATCAAGATTTTGATAAAGGTGCATCTCTTGGGTGGTTTGTCTTAGATAAAGAGGGAATGATGGAGTCGCAAAATAAGGCTTTTAGCTTTGATATCAACAATATAGCCAAGTTTAATATTTTGAATAATTTATACTATGAAGCCAAATTTGGAATGAGTTTTTTGGATAATGACTATCAAAGAATTACAAATGATAAGGATTGGAAGACTTTTACAACGGAATTTGGTCTTATCCCAGAAGGTCGGCAAAAAATTTATAGTTATTATTTAAGTAGTAATTTTACAAATAATAAATTTAGCCTTGATGCAAATTTAAATTTACAAAAGTTTAAGCTAAGCGGACAAAAAGGGGAGTGTTCAAGAGATAACTATCTTTGCTATCCAAAAGAGGCGGGAAATTTAACTTTGAAAGATACAAATTTTAATTACTCGCTTTTAGCTTCATTAAATTTAGATACTCTTTTTTCGCCATTTTTGAGCTACACAAAAGCCACTCGTCCATTAAATGTTCAAGAATTTTTTACAAGTGGAGCTTATGATACAAACATCAATACCAACTTAAAGCCAGAGAGCGCAAAGACTTTTCAAGTAGGATTTAACTCTTTTATGCATGGGCTTTTGGCAGATGATGATACTTTTGGACTAAAAATTATTTATTATAAAACCGATGTGGATAACTATATTTTTGATAGATATTTGGTGCTTGGTGGAGCATTTTTTGCAAGGGATAATGCAAAGGCCAAATTTGAAGGATTTGAAGTTGAAACAAGTTATGATGTGGGATATTTTTATACAAATTTAAGCTACTCATATCAAAAAGCTCTAAAACTTCCAATCTCTGACTCACAAAAGATAGCAGGACATTTGGGGATGGGTGGTGGAGTAACGCAGTTTAGTGAGCTTCCAAGAAGCTATGCGACGCTTGATATTGGTACAAGATTGTTTGATAAGAGGCTAACTTTTGGCTCAAGCATAAAATATACAGGCAGAGCAAAAAGAGTAGATCCAAGAACTGATTTTAACGCCAATCCACCCTATTTCTCAGCTGAGCCAAAAACTGAGAATTTACCAAACATTCCAACAATTATCGATTTATACGCCATCTATGAGTCAAATGACAATTTAAGAGTTAAATTTGAAGTGCAAAATTTGACCGACAAAAACTACATGGATGCACTCTACACTCTAAACTCAAATGAATCACAAATCGGACAAAATAATATTACACTTTTTGACAACAAGGCAAGAGGGCGAAGTTTTATAGCCTCTATTGTCTATAAATTTTAA
- a CDS encoding MotA/TolQ/ExbB proton channel family protein, producing the protein MKKIFFMFFIVFGLCFANESIDGSNLAIESNLSSIAINNEIVIEANSTNVSYEANDINKAIVEANITAKSNIVESNLSPKIDENDSLSSIEAPNLAIKSVDFTLYGLYENADVVVKFVIYILVIFSLLTWSVLIAKVIEFWRYKKILKLDLFYTKKAIFLEDLPTLKENSFMEIFKNEAIIEMEKSKKLNGTKSRIRTNFEIKINSIITNAKNLTSILASIGSSAPFIGLFGTVWGIMNSFIGIAGSNDTGLDVVAPGIAEALFATAFGLAAAIPAVLFYNYIIRKTAKFANEIDEIATAVYLIADRTLDKK; encoded by the coding sequence ATGAAAAAAATATTTTTTATGTTTTTTATTGTTTTTGGACTTTGTTTTGCAAATGAGTCTATTGATGGCTCAAATTTAGCTATTGAGAGTAACTTAAGCAGTATAGCGATAAATAATGAAATAGTTATTGAAGCTAACAGCACAAATGTTAGTTATGAGGCAAACGACATAAATAAGGCAATAGTTGAAGCTAACATAACAGCTAAGAGCAATATAGTAGAGTCAAATTTAAGTCCAAAAATAGATGAGAATGATAGCTTAAGTAGTATAGAAGCTCCAAATTTAGCCATAAAAAGCGTAGATTTTACACTTTATGGGCTTTATGAAAATGCCGATGTGGTTGTTAAATTTGTTATTTATATTTTAGTGATTTTTTCACTTTTAACTTGGTCTGTGTTAATTGCTAAAGTAATTGAATTTTGGCGTTATAAAAAGATTTTAAAACTTGATTTGTTTTATACAAAAAAGGCTATTTTTTTAGAGGATTTACCTACGCTTAAAGAAAACAGTTTTATGGAAATTTTTAAAAATGAAGCAATAATTGAAATGGAAAAATCTAAAAAATTAAATGGAACCAAAAGCAGAATTAGAACAAATTTTGAGATTAAAATAAACTCAATCATAACAAATGCTAAAAATTTAACTTCTATTTTGGCAAGTATCGGCTCATCGGCTCCATTTATCGGGCTTTTCGGGACTGTTTGGGGGATAATGAATTCATTTATTGGAATCGCAGGTTCTAATGATACTGGACTTGATGTAGTAGCTCCTGGTATTGCAGAAGCGCTTTTTGCTACTGCTTTTGGATTAGCTGCTGCAATTCCTGCTGTGCTTTTTTATAACTATATCATAAGAAAAACAGCTAAATTTGCAAATGAAATTGATGAGATTGCAACTGCTGTCTATCTCATCGCCGATAGAACTTTGGATAAAAAATGA
- a CDS encoding TonB-dependent receptor domain-containing protein produces MFKKYLIFSIPLTFSLVYCLENEADISFDDITITGQQQIYHGKSELKTYTKAGSYSYLDQAHIQRFRGSSVGDFLSGIPGVFVTNKRNSGAITVNIRGLQNENRVPVIIDGAFRSTPSWQGYAGSSTRTYLDPDLLSNVEIQKGVSFGADGVGATGGVIRMKTIGWEDIIPDDKDWGFRIAGGMMSNTNKKPPLYTRGGYRTKWVDKCKYEDDDECKAFLKDHPQTYDTPARYQNGNLFQNLGKSWNGSLAFAKKWENADMVLGYARKYQGNYFAGKHGSTPKIVGTQSSQTDIEDPSKYEAYYSRRLGKYTIAPQSYEIISKKLVFDKNNYTYYRAGEEVLNTFQENKSYLAKLNLYNDFHTFNFAYSRYESNFGELMPSQTSIRSDGALQGEGGEVIVDSFSTGYRYNPQNPYVDLKFNTFYTKNDTSLFMPFIEDLVDLDENSMRSKLDARYASFLISKQLGFSLQNTSTIELINQPLMLNYGVSYFYERFTPPSDTTDRLIKKNYPNINSPFEFAKKVAKKLNIDPNKIILQDYSAVGKLYERDARRDEISAFLWAKYPVLEWLEADFGLRYINARIKDNNPLEQCINGTCYVRKNGVLVYSPTKIYTPDIKTNAISPALMLTFKPNDNINLYIKYAKAVRNPSLFQATKGFGQQNQGEKIMTLKPEEHFDFEVGGNFLLENLGDFNNVLGFKLAFYNNYTKNYLTRSNIIGSSFQQTTNIESALFRGLESSLYFDNGEFYSNLGVNQILQTKFCQKDENLQPGEQKCYKGGIGGSNLSNAVPPKTTLYANVGTRLFKKQLDIGARYSYTSKRFVSIWQPADTPIGETNSAEWDSYSIVDIYANYNPKENLTISAGVDNLANKYYLDANNMGLTPAPGRTFHLSFEYKF; encoded by the coding sequence ATGTTTAAAAAATATTTAATATTTAGTATACCACTTACATTTTCATTAGTATATTGCCTTGAGAATGAGGCCGATATTTCATTTGATGATATTACAATAACTGGGCAACAACAGATTTATCATGGTAAAAGTGAGCTTAAAACCTACACAAAAGCTGGCTCTTACTCATATTTAGACCAAGCCCATATTCAAAGATTTCGCGGTAGTTCGGTTGGAGATTTTTTAAGTGGAATTCCAGGAGTTTTTGTTACAAACAAAAGAAACAGTGGCGCGATAACAGTTAATATTAGAGGCTTGCAAAATGAAAATAGAGTTCCTGTGATAATCGATGGAGCTTTTAGATCTACACCTTCTTGGCAAGGATATGCAGGATCTAGCACTAGAACTTATCTTGATCCTGATTTGCTTTCAAATGTTGAAATTCAAAAAGGCGTAAGTTTTGGAGCTGATGGTGTTGGTGCAACTGGCGGAGTTATAAGAATGAAAACTATTGGTTGGGAAGATATTATACCTGATGATAAAGACTGGGGATTTAGAATTGCAGGTGGCATGATGTCTAATACAAACAAAAAACCACCACTTTACACGCGTGGCGGATATCGTACAAAATGGGTGGATAAGTGTAAATATGAAGATGATGATGAGTGCAAGGCTTTTTTAAAAGATCATCCTCAAACATATGACACACCAGCAAGATATCAAAATGGAAATTTATTTCAAAATTTGGGAAAAAGTTGGAATGGAAGCTTGGCATTTGCAAAAAAATGGGAAAATGCAGATATGGTTTTGGGATATGCTAGAAAATATCAAGGAAACTACTTTGCGGGAAAGCATGGCTCAACACCTAAAATCGTAGGGACACAAAGCTCACAAACAGATATAGAAGATCCATCAAAATATGAAGCATACTACTCACGAAGACTGGGAAAATATACTATAGCTCCACAATCATACGAGATAATCTCTAAAAAACTTGTTTTTGATAAAAATAATTATACATATTATAGAGCTGGAGAAGAGGTCTTAAATACCTTTCAAGAAAACAAATCATATTTAGCTAAATTAAATTTATATAACGATTTTCACACATTTAACTTTGCTTATAGCAGATATGAGTCAAATTTTGGCGAGCTTATGCCATCTCAGACTAGCATTAGAAGTGATGGAGCTTTGCAAGGAGAAGGCGGTGAAGTTATAGTTGACTCTTTTAGCACAGGATATAGATATAACCCTCAAAATCCATATGTAGATCTTAAATTTAACACATTTTACACTAAAAATGACACATCGTTATTTATGCCATTTATTGAAGATTTAGTTGATTTGGATGAAAATTCTATGCGCTCTAAATTAGACGCTAGATATGCATCTTTTCTAATCTCTAAGCAACTTGGCTTTAGCTTACAAAATACAAGCACAATTGAACTAATCAACCAACCGCTAATGCTTAATTATGGAGTTTCTTATTTTTATGAAAGATTTACTCCGCCAAGCGATACAACAGATCGTCTTATAAAAAAGAATTATCCAAATATAAATAGTCCATTTGAATTTGCTAAAAAGGTTGCTAAAAAACTAAATATTGACCCAAATAAAATTATCTTACAAGACTATTCAGCTGTTGGAAAACTTTATGAAAGAGATGCAAGAAGAGATGAAATAAGTGCCTTTTTATGGGCAAAATATCCTGTTTTAGAGTGGTTGGAGGCTGATTTTGGTCTTAGATATATAAACGCAAGAATAAAAGACAACAATCCTCTAGAACAGTGTATAAATGGAACTTGCTATGTTCGTAAAAATGGCGTATTAGTCTATAGTCCAACTAAAATTTATACACCAGATATAAAAACAAATGCAATAAGCCCTGCTTTGATGCTAACTTTTAAGCCAAATGATAATATAAATTTATATATAAAATATGCAAAAGCTGTGAGAAATCCAAGCCTTTTTCAAGCCACAAAGGGTTTTGGACAGCAAAATCAAGGCGAAAAAATTATGACTTTAAAACCAGAAGAACACTTTGACTTTGAGGTTGGAGGAAACTTTTTACTTGAAAATTTAGGTGATTTTAATAATGTTTTAGGATTTAAGCTTGCATTTTATAACAACTACACAAAAAACTATTTAACTCGCTCAAACATTATTGGAAGCAGCTTCCAACAAACTACAAATATAGAAAGTGCGCTGTTTAGAGGCTTGGAGAGTTCGCTTTACTTTGACAATGGTGAATTTTATTCAAATTTAGGAGTGAATCAAATCCTACAAACAAAGTTTTGCCAAAAAGATGAAAACCTACAACCTGGTGAGCAAAAATGTTATAAAGGTGGAATTGGCGGGTCAAATTTATCAAATGCAGTCCCTCCAAAAACGACATTATATGCCAATGTTGGAACAAGACTTTTTAAAAAACAACTTGACATAGGTGCAAGATATAGCTACACAAGCAAAAGATTTGTCTCTATATGGCAACCAGCAGACACACCAATTGGAGAGACAAACAGTGCTGAATGGGACTCTTACTCTATAGTGGATATTTATGCAAATTATAATCCAAAAGAGAATTTAACAATTTCAGCAGGAGTTGATAATTTGGCAAATAAATATTATCTTGATGCCAACAATATGGGATTAACTCCAGCCCCAGGAAGAACTTTTCATCTTAGTTTCGAATATAAATTTTAA
- a CDS encoding energy transducer TonB family protein, whose protein sequence is MRNKTEKNSLIFGVILSLMLHFLVLFLFLHRPYKPSLSGGYGGEIGEFESIMIISDLPLGELREISVDSVKAMQNYEAMPEIDEIEVIKTKAPLDEIDEVEVITSISALEIPSEVEVIKAQNLAPKIVKPKEQKQKHKKNVKKEKTQKKADEKKPISNISGEVNSVAKDSFASAPVKGSGTKVSSPSLGSGKSKNSNWQGLVMAHLNKFKKYPKNSLINEEEGKVILKVEIDKNGNVLSTKIQKPCKFTRLNNEALKIFKDASPLPKPPVDLIKGKNSVVLNMPVEYNIKKYLKNR, encoded by the coding sequence ATGAGAAACAAAACAGAAAAAAACAGCCTTATTTTTGGAGTAATTTTATCTTTAATGCTTCATTTTTTGGTTTTATTTTTATTTTTGCATAGACCTTACAAACCAAGTTTAAGTGGCGGATATGGTGGAGAAATAGGTGAGTTTGAATCAATTATGATAATTTCAGATCTTCCACTTGGTGAGCTTAGAGAAATTTCGGTTGATTCCGTTAAGGCTATGCAAAACTACGAAGCTATGCCAGAAATTGATGAGATAGAGGTCATAAAAACAAAAGCACCACTTGATGAAATAGATGAGGTAGAAGTTATAACTTCCATAAGCGCTTTAGAAATTCCAAGCGAAGTAGAAGTTATAAAAGCTCAGAATTTAGCCCCAAAAATAGTCAAACCAAAAGAGCAAAAACAAAAACACAAAAAAAATGTAAAAAAAGAAAAAACTCAAAAAAAAGCCGATGAAAAAAAGCCTATTTCCAATATTAGCGGCGAAGTAAACTCAGTAGCAAAAGACAGCTTCGCAAGTGCTCCAGTTAAAGGAAGTGGCACAAAAGTATCATCACCTAGTCTTGGTAGTGGCAAAAGTAAAAACTCTAATTGGCAAGGACTGGTAATGGCTCATCTTAATAAATTTAAAAAATATCCTAAAAACTCACTTATAAATGAAGAAGAGGGGAAAGTTATTTTAAAAGTTGAAATTGATAAAAACGGAAATGTTTTATCAACAAAAATACAAAAGCCTTGTAAATTTACAAGATTAAATAATGAGGCATTGAAAATTTTTAAAGATGCTTCTCCACTTCCAAAACCACCAGTAGATTTAATAAAAGGAAAAAATAGTGTGGTTTTAAATATGCCAGTAGAATATAACATAAAAAAATATTTAAAAAATCGCTAA
- a CDS encoding ChaN family lipoprotein, whose amino-acid sequence MRKFGKYFIFIFVFIFLTGCAQKYIQVPADYNTFEVINLDNNQTIGYDKFIDELLQNDIIMLGEAHTDEYHHFVQNKIINDLYKFKNLSVVFEMLGVDKQKFIDIAKKNALNLESKELAKAIKWEKRWDYNYYKDIVESVFYSDMEFIAGNITDDEIKTIYEGAAPLNGVVSTTDEVKDKLFDIIKISHGFSDDDNETVSKMVEIQQFKDRRMADKLVHSSNLAILIAGRNHTDKTIGVPLHILDFNKNKKMISVGLGYWQEEVDDKNQKEQDYLIKFYKDGEKNE is encoded by the coding sequence TTGAGAAAATTTGGAAAATACTTTATTTTTATCTTTGTTTTTATCTTTTTAACTGGCTGTGCCCAAAAATACATACAAGTTCCAGCCGACTATAACACTTTTGAGGTGATAAATTTAGACAACAATCAAACTATAGGCTATGATAAATTTATAGATGAGCTTTTGCAAAATGACATTATCATGCTTGGTGAAGCTCATACAGATGAGTATCATCATTTCGTGCAAAATAAAATCATTAACGATTTATATAAGTTTAAAAATTTAAGTGTTGTTTTTGAAATGCTAGGCGTTGATAAGCAGAAATTTATCGATATTGCTAAGAAAAATGCTTTAAATTTAGAATCAAAAGAGCTTGCAAAAGCTATAAAATGGGAAAAAAGATGGGATTATAATTATTATAAAGATATCGTTGAAAGCGTTTTTTATAGTGATATGGAATTTATTGCAGGAAATATTACTGATGACGAGATAAAGACTATTTATGAGGGTGCAGCTCCACTAAATGGCGTAGTTTCAACTACTGATGAGGTAAAAGATAAACTTTTTGACATTATAAAAATTTCTCATGGATTTAGCGATGATGACAATGAAACTGTTTCTAAAATGGTTGAAATTCAACAATTCAAAGACCGAAGAATGGCCGATAAACTAGTCCATAGCTCAAATTTGGCCATTTTGATAGCTGGACGAAATCACACCGATAAAACAATTGGCGTTCCACTTCACATACTTGACTTTAACAAAAATAAAAAAATGATCTCTGTTGGTCTTGGATATTGGCAAGAAGAGGTTGATGACAAGAACCAAAAAGAGCAAGATTATTTGATTAAATTTTATAAAGATGGAGAAAAAAATGAGTAA
- a CDS encoding ExbD/TolR family protein, whose translation MIRLESDKELSEINVTPFIDVMLVLLIIFMVVTPLMTTSVKVELPKGSENLQNDADKKPLILSIDKEKNLFLDDKVINLSNLKESLFAKTSGDFDEIIYFHVDKSVEYEAVINVINSVKLLGYSKIALSSKLEN comes from the coding sequence ATGATAAGACTTGAAAGTGATAAAGAACTAAGCGAGATAAATGTAACGCCATTTATTGATGTAATGTTGGTTTTGCTAATAATTTTTATGGTTGTAACGCCACTTATGACAACCTCTGTGAAGGTTGAGCTTCCAAAAGGAAGTGAAAATTTACAAAACGATGCCGATAAAAAACCTTTAATTTTATCAATTGATAAAGAAAAAAATCTTTTTTTGGATGACAAAGTGATAAATTTATCAAATTTAAAAGAAAGTTTATTTGCCAAAACAAGTGGAGATTTTGATGAAATAATTTATTTTCATGTCGATAAAAGCGTGGAATATGAAGCGGTAATAAATGTTATAAATTCAGTAAAATTACTAGGGTATTCCAAAATCGCACTTTCATCAAAATTGGAAAATTAA
- a CDS encoding TonB-dependent receptor domain-containing protein, with the protein MSKKGLFLFGFLLCLSAQSKEIDFDTLEVSAKEIKSEDKSFVTPGAISSRSGVGESTQSIDSIVRSMPGSYTNTDQTQGTVQVNIRGMSGFGRVNTMVDGVTQTFFGTSADNGKYHTNDGNMGTSAYGAMIDQNFLVAVDVTKGTFSDGHGGLMGSANFRTIGVDDLVRDGKIFGFLGRYSHGTNGIGYNYMGSVAAKTQLKNGGSIGALFGYSGRKISQNYKVGGGGKIEDQQIPNPDYDPNEPIDEWNKPYLSTRPFHTDELTQRPKSYLFKIEAKPDEYNKAILSYRRYENLLAGRDMINDNYQADYNFNPNNLIDLNLLVAYNQGKQKYLSDAAFFGRTDMADKGDLSATNKALTLNLDNSFSFHIDNFILASKFGVNYLSNEYKNSVDRNLPGIDSTPFQPRGKQKITTLFLDNKINYSVFELSTNLNLQRWNIKGHKPKCDANTHCFPMAAADVDRSDTEFNYSFMISSKLHDLFMPFVSYSKTSRPPNVQEMFFSTNDGNGVNPFLRPEVAKTWQIGFNSYKENLLLDDDVLGFKVLYYKTNVDDFIYNKSFHTSDTFMIHLNQTELTKFSGVEAELSYDMQKFYLKASYSKQKSNQIVNETSGVIPNSFAGYTEMTELPKDYATIDIGTRLFNKRLIVGMLAKYTGSAKRVTVSNDDRHDPNDPDDWFPEFNTEKLPKIPTIYDLYVVAKPKENLTFKFEIQNLFDKNYMDALNAFNGTSNQLSYDANGNDIHLFDNKARGRTIIGSFEYKF; encoded by the coding sequence ATGAGTAAAAAAGGTCTATTTTTATTTGGCTTTCTGCTGTGCTTAAGTGCGCAAAGCAAAGAAATTGATTTTGATACGCTTGAAGTTTCGGCAAAAGAGATAAAAAGCGAAGATAAAAGTTTTGTAACACCAGGTGCGATTAGCTCAAGAAGTGGTGTTGGAGAGAGCACTCAAAGTATTGATAGTATCGTCAGAAGCATGCCAGGAAGCTACACCAATACCGATCAAACTCAAGGCACAGTTCAAGTTAATATCCGTGGTATGAGTGGTTTTGGTAGGGTTAATACTATGGTTGATGGAGTTACGCAGACATTTTTTGGAACCTCGGCCGATAATGGAAAATATCATACAAATGATGGCAATATGGGAACTTCAGCTTATGGGGCGATGATTGATCAAAACTTTTTAGTAGCTGTTGATGTTACAAAAGGAACATTTAGTGATGGTCATGGGGGACTCATGGGAAGTGCAAATTTCCGTACAATTGGTGTTGATGACTTAGTAAGAGATGGTAAGATTTTTGGCTTTTTGGGTAGATATTCTCATGGTACAAATGGGATTGGATACAACTATATGGGAAGTGTGGCTGCAAAAACGCAGTTGAAAAATGGTGGAAGCATAGGAGCTTTGTTTGGATATAGTGGTAGAAAAATATCACAAAACTATAAAGTTGGTGGTGGTGGAAAGATAGAAGATCAACAAATACCAAATCCAGACTATGATCCAAATGAGCCAATAGACGAATGGAATAAACCATATCTAAGCACAAGACCATTCCATACAGACGAGCTAACTCAAAGACCAAAAAGCTATCTTTTTAAAATAGAGGCAAAGCCAGATGAGTATAATAAAGCTATTTTAAGCTATAGAAGATATGAAAATTTACTAGCTGGTAGAGATATGATAAATGATAACTATCAAGCTGATTATAACTTCAATCCAAATAATCTTATCGATTTAAATTTATTAGTAGCATACAATCAAGGCAAACAAAAATATCTAAGCGATGCTGCGTTTTTTGGAAGAACTGATATGGCCGATAAAGGAGATTTGAGCGCAACAAACAAAGCCTTAACTTTAAACTTGGACAATAGCTTTTCATTTCACATTGATAATTTTATCCTAGCTTCTAAATTTGGAGTTAATTATCTATCAAATGAGTATAAAAATAGTGTTGATAGAAACTTGCCAGGTATCGACTCAACGCCTTTTCAACCTCGCGGAAAACAAAAAATTACAACTTTATTTTTGGATAATAAAATAAATTATTCTGTATTTGAATTAAGCACAAATTTAAATTTGCAAAGATGGAATATCAAAGGGCATAAGCCAAAATGTGATGCAAACACACATTGCTTTCCAATGGCTGCAGCCGATGTTGATAGGAGCGATACGGAGTTTAACTACTCTTTTATGATATCTTCTAAACTTCACGATCTTTTTATGCCATTTGTTAGCTACTCTAAAACATCAAGACCGCCAAATGTCCAAGAGATGTTTTTTTCAACAAATGATGGAAATGGCGTAAATCCATTTTTAAGACCAGAAGTTGCAAAAACTTGGCAAATAGGTTTTAATAGCTATAAAGAAAATTTACTCTTAGATGATGATGTTTTGGGCTTTAAAGTGCTTTATTATAAGACTAATGTTGATGATTTTATCTATAACAAATCATTCCATACATCAGATACTTTTATGATACATTTAAATCAAACCGAGCTTACCAAATTTAGCGGAGTTGAGGCAGAGCTTAGTTATGACATGCAAAAATTTTATCTAAAAGCAAGCTATTCTAAGCAAAAAAGCAATCAAATTGTAAATGAAACAAGTGGTGTTATACCAAACTCATTTGCTGGATATACCGAGATGACAGAGCTTCCAAAAGACTACGCGACAATTGATATAGGAACTAGACTTTTTAACAAAAGATTGATAGTTGGAATGCTTGCAAAATATACAGGAAGTGCAAAAAGAGTGACTGTTAGTAATGACGATAGACACGATCCAAATGATCCAGATGACTGGTTTCCTGAGTTTAATACAGAAAAACTTCCAAAAATACCAACGATTTATGACCTTTATGTAGTTGCAAAACCAAAAGAAAATTTAACTTTTAAATTTGAAATACAAAATTTATTTGACAAAAATTATATGGATGCATTAAATGCATTTAATGGAACCTCAAACCAACTTTCTTATGATGCCAATGGAAATGATATTCATCTTTTTGATAATAAAGCTCGTGGCAGAACTATTATAGGAAGTTTTGAATATAAATTTTAA